A stretch of the Candidatus Nezhaarchaeales archaeon genome encodes the following:
- a CDS encoding transcription initiation factor IIB encodes MEKDKVKKPDIDSDVIRCPECGSTTFIRSYERGEIACTGCGLVLVEHVIDRGPEWRAFTPEEREKRGRVGPPRTLPAADKDLTTVIELRGKDASGHRLEPKKALEILRWRRWQIRSRVQTSLDRNLQQALNHLDRISFYVNLPSNVKEEAINIYRKAVDIGLVRGRSIESIIAAAVYAACRKLKVPRTLEEISQYAKSGRKDVARCYRLMLRYVDLDIPIADAADFVPRIGSELGLSGKVQQRAIEIVEEARRLGITAGKDPAGLAAAAIYIATLQTDERKTQREIAKAAQVTEVTVRNRYKEFIRKLNISAGS; translated from the coding sequence GTGGAGAAAGATAAAGTTAAGAAGCCGGATATTGATTCAGACGTCATTAGGTGTCCTGAGTGTGGATCCACAACCTTTATCCGTAGCTATGAGCGCGGGGAAATCGCTTGTACTGGTTGTGGTTTAGTCCTCGTCGAACACGTAATAGATAGAGGGCCAGAGTGGAGAGCTTTTACACCTGAGGAACGGGAGAAGCGTGGAAGGGTAGGCCCCCCTAGAACCTTACCAGCGGCTGATAAGGATCTAACCACCGTTATCGAATTAAGAGGTAAGGATGCCTCAGGTCATAGGCTTGAGCCTAAAAAGGCCTTAGAAATACTTAGGTGGCGGCGCTGGCAAATAAGAAGCCGTGTACAGACATCGCTCGACCGTAACTTGCAGCAAGCACTTAACCATTTAGATAGGATCTCGTTCTACGTAAACCTACCCTCCAACGTTAAGGAAGAAGCTATTAATATCTATAGAAAGGCCGTGGACATAGGGTTAGTTAGGGGTAGGTCTATAGAGTCCATAATAGCTGCTGCTGTTTACGCGGCCTGTAGGAAGCTTAAGGTACCTAGAACGCTTGAGGAGATAAGTCAATACGCTAAATCCGGGAGGAAGGATGTAGCAAGATGCTACCGGTTAATGCTTAGGTACGTGGACCTCGATATACCTATAGCCGACGCCGCCGACTTCGTACCTAGAATCGGTAGCGAGCTAGGTCTTAGCGGTAAGGTTCAGCAGAGAGCAATCGAAATAGTAGAGGAAGCTAGAAGGCTAGGTATAACCGCCGGTAAAGATCCAGCCGGGTTAGCGGCCGCCGCTATATATATTGCGACCCTACAAACCGATGAACGTAAAACGCAGAGGGAAATAGCCAAAGCGGCTCAAGTAACTGAGGTAACTGTTAGAAACCGCTATAAGGAGTTCATACGTAAGCTCAATATATCAGCCGGGTCTTAG
- a CDS encoding molybdopterin-binding protein, whose amino-acid sequence MKLLSLEEARQRIHTYWKPSLKVERVPLSSAVGRVLAEDLTAPIDVPPFDRSKVDGYAVKAEDTFGANEGEPRTLRVMFQVAVGSMPIRLLNVGEAAYVTTGAALPEGANAVIMVEYTHRRGDLLQVYKAVAPGENVLRRGSDIAKGSILLTALTRLTPKEIGLMAAVGINEVPVFKRPIVAILSTGPELVETGLPLPLGKVYDVNSYTLMAYVEAIGCQYKLLGLVPDSFEELSFKIREGLKDADVVVVSGGTSKGETDLLPSVLSSMGKPGVIVHGLSIKPGKPTVIAVVNGKLVIGLPGNPTSALLVFHVLVKPILSSLLGLGVRKPLTVKAKAAIRMHSAKGRREFKFVRLKRVNNDIYVVPLESESESISTFAKADGYVEIPENVELIEEEETLEVYMY is encoded by the coding sequence ATGAAGCTGTTAAGCCTCGAAGAAGCTAGGCAACGTATACACACGTACTGGAAGCCGAGCTTAAAGGTTGAACGGGTACCTCTATCATCGGCTGTGGGTAGGGTTTTAGCTGAAGACTTGACTGCGCCTATCGACGTACCGCCCTTTGACAGATCTAAGGTTGATGGATACGCCGTTAAAGCTGAAGATACCTTCGGGGCTAACGAAGGGGAGCCTAGAACGTTAAGAGTAATGTTTCAAGTGGCCGTAGGCTCCATGCCTATACGGCTCCTTAATGTTGGCGAGGCGGCCTATGTAACTACTGGTGCGGCTTTACCGGAGGGGGCTAACGCGGTGATTATGGTTGAATATACCCATAGACGTGGAGATCTACTTCAAGTGTATAAAGCTGTAGCTCCAGGGGAGAACGTGTTAAGAAGGGGTTCCGATATAGCTAAGGGGAGTATACTTCTAACAGCGTTAACAAGGTTAACACCTAAAGAAATAGGTTTAATGGCGGCTGTAGGTATTAATGAGGTACCTGTGTTTAAGAGGCCCATCGTAGCCATATTATCAACCGGGCCTGAACTCGTTGAGACCGGGTTACCGTTACCGCTAGGTAAGGTCTATGACGTAAATAGCTACACGCTCATGGCCTACGTGGAGGCCATAGGATGCCAATATAAGCTTTTAGGCTTAGTCCCTGATAGCTTTGAGGAGTTATCTTTTAAGATTCGTGAAGGCCTTAAGGATGCCGACGTAGTGGTGGTATCAGGCGGTACCTCAAAGGGTGAAACAGATCTACTTCCAAGCGTACTTTCAAGTATGGGGAAGCCGGGTGTTATTGTGCACGGCTTATCAATAAAGCCTGGTAAGCCTACCGTTATAGCGGTTGTTAACGGTAAGTTAGTAATAGGGCTTCCAGGTAATCCAACCTCGGCGTTACTAGTATTCCACGTATTAGTTAAGCCTATTTTAAGCTCCCTACTTGGACTCGGGGTTAGGAAGCCCTTAACGGTTAAAGCTAAAGCCGCCATTAGGATGCATTCGGCTAAAGGGCGTAGGGAGTTCAAGTTTGTTAGGCTTAAACGCGTTAACAATGATATTTACGTCGTACCATTGGAATCCGAATCCGAATCTATATCAACCTTCGCTAAGGCTGATGGCTACGTGGAAATACCTGAAAACGTGGAGCTTATTGAGGAGGAGGAGACTTTAGAGGTTTACATGTACTAG
- a CDS encoding molybdopterin molybdotransferase MoeA, protein MGFRGKGFSKLFLLEEVKRLLLSKVSPLPVERVQLINCLGRVLGEDFKAPIDLPSFDRSAVDGYAVKAEDTFTSSPFNPRRLHVIGRSVIGEPCTLMISSGEAVKINTGAPLPKGANAVIMLEYAKEVNGYVEVYGPVTPGKNVSRRGEDVKMGDVILKRGRRLRPQDIAIAAACGVIELPVVRKPKVLIVPTGRELKRPGTFLREGEVYESNSYALYAFTLIHGGEPYIHEAVEGTAQDVRNVLKQVDGYDLLVFTGGASVGEEDVIPETLSEEGTLLAHGLAIKPGMPTAVAIVKGKPVFSLPGFPVACMIAFEELVAPTIRKMLGVEEEAVKVKAVASRYIPGEVGRRVYVRVKLEERNGRFYAHPVRTSGSGIISSMVKADGYIVIPENVEGVGEGEEVDVYLYA, encoded by the coding sequence TTGGGGTTTCGAGGTAAAGGTTTCTCCAAGCTCTTTCTGCTTGAGGAGGTTAAACGTCTTTTGCTATCGAAGGTAAGCCCTTTACCTGTTGAAAGGGTTCAGCTTATTAACTGCTTAGGAAGGGTGTTAGGTGAAGATTTTAAGGCACCCATAGATCTTCCCAGCTTCGATAGGTCGGCGGTTGATGGATACGCCGTTAAAGCTGAAGATACCTTTACCTCATCCCCCTTTAACCCTAGAAGGTTACACGTTATAGGTCGTAGCGTGATTGGTGAGCCTTGTACACTTATGATAAGCTCAGGTGAAGCTGTTAAAATCAATACTGGAGCCCCCCTACCTAAGGGTGCTAACGCGGTTATTATGCTCGAATACGCTAAGGAGGTTAATGGCTACGTTGAGGTGTATGGCCCGGTGACCCCGGGTAAAAACGTTTCAAGGAGGGGTGAGGACGTTAAGATGGGTGACGTAATCCTTAAGAGAGGTAGACGCCTACGCCCTCAAGACATAGCTATAGCTGCTGCTTGCGGGGTAATCGAGCTACCCGTAGTTAGGAAGCCTAAGGTACTTATAGTACCGACAGGACGTGAATTAAAACGTCCGGGTACCTTCCTTAGGGAGGGGGAGGTTTATGAGTCTAATAGCTACGCTTTATATGCTTTCACCCTGATTCATGGGGGGGAGCCATACATCCATGAAGCTGTCGAAGGCACGGCTCAAGACGTACGTAACGTGTTAAAGCAGGTTGACGGTTACGACTTACTCGTATTTACAGGCGGTGCATCAGTTGGAGAGGAGGATGTAATCCCTGAAACCTTAAGCGAGGAGGGCACTTTACTAGCCCACGGGTTAGCTATAAAGCCGGGGATGCCTACGGCGGTGGCAATAGTTAAGGGTAAACCGGTTTTTAGCTTACCCGGTTTCCCCGTAGCGTGTATGATCGCCTTCGAGGAGCTCGTAGCTCCAACTATTAGGAAAATGCTTGGAGTTGAGGAGGAAGCGGTAAAGGTTAAAGCGGTGGCGTCCCGCTACATCCCCGGAGAAGTAGGTAGGAGGGTTTACGTAAGGGTTAAGCTTGAAGAACGAAACGGTAGGTTTTACGCTCACCCCGTAAGAACCAGTGGGTCCGGGATTATAAGTAGCATGGTTAAAGCTGATGGTTACATCGTAATACCCGAGAACGTTGAAGGCGTAGGAGAAGGCGAAGAGGTTGACGTATACCTATACGCTTAA
- a CDS encoding glutaredoxin family protein, producing MQVKLYTTPTCLRCNQLKEWLKREGINYEERSLLDSEVMADLIIRDIFVTSAPVLEYGNDILTAKQLFIGNQLNTELLKGLLKKEG from the coding sequence TTGCAGGTTAAACTTTACACTACGCCAACGTGTTTACGCTGTAACCAGCTTAAAGAGTGGCTTAAGCGTGAAGGGATAAACTATGAGGAGCGTTCACTCCTTGACAGCGAGGTTATGGCTGACCTCATCATACGCGATATATTCGTAACCTCAGCCCCTGTTTTAGAGTATGGTAACGATATACTAACCGCAAAGCAGCTTTTCATCGGCAATCAGCTTAACACCGAACTTTTAAAAGGTCTACTTAAGAAGGAGGGTTAA
- the nrdD gene encoding anaerobic ribonucleoside-triphosphate reductase produces the protein MVSLTEKVHHGVRRWIKAVEHYEAGMPMVRTSNGYFIPWDRRAIVNQLLRETKLAQEFFNTPPITLKEAEAIALEVENRVKALKAKFVSGPLIREIVNNVLLERAQTTPKYYIYRNILTRVGTPVYDAYLIDLGAGFEAKENANLQPNPETSHKKKGDRVSKEEYLLLMQPELADAHLKGDIHIHDLEYFGTRPFCQDWDLRFFFYYGLLPDGMGIKSSTAAPAKHAEVALLHSVKALASAQTNFAGGQGFYNYTVFMAPYLRGLSYERIKQIAQMMFFELTQVYVARGGQMVFSNIQVTPGVPDLWKDKPVVAKGQVGPDVYGDYEDEVRAFFKAIYEVALQGDAWGKPFNFPKLEGAITPEFFNSHYDEEWLLAHKVVSKFGAPYFDNAIPEYRGYGKGVSCYQCCAYTFTATPENDPDFQDKMYFTNGKHFSLGSLQVVTLNLPRAAYVANGDDYQLFEYVRHLMELAVEVFKAKKRWMNLMIKSGRLPFATQQPRDPKTGKRGPPAVDFEGLVYTIGIVGGNEMAQYHTGYQLHEHTEAVKILVKLLIEMQKYKEELEEKTGLKLAIARTPAESCAQRLAVADLMSPRFRDKAEKVVKGNLETARKQLLTGERDLPLYYTNGTHVYVGAQIPLTERLRIEHKFWPLLQGGNIFHVWLGEAYPDPEALYKVTKKIALQTQIGYFAYTKDLTICKNCNTTTSGMLNKCPNCGSN, from the coding sequence TTGGTCTCGTTAACCGAGAAGGTGCATCACGGCGTACGAAGATGGATTAAAGCCGTTGAGCATTACGAAGCCGGGATGCCCATGGTTAGAACCAGTAATGGTTACTTCATACCTTGGGATAGACGCGCCATCGTAAACCAGCTCCTAAGGGAGACAAAGCTAGCCCAGGAATTCTTTAATACTCCGCCTATAACACTTAAGGAAGCCGAGGCCATAGCCCTTGAGGTTGAAAACCGTGTAAAAGCTTTAAAGGCTAAATTCGTAAGCGGACCCCTTATAAGGGAGATAGTTAACAACGTACTACTTGAACGCGCTCAAACAACCCCCAAGTACTACATCTACAGGAACATTCTAACCAGGGTCGGTACCCCTGTCTACGACGCTTACCTTATAGATCTAGGCGCCGGCTTCGAGGCGAAGGAGAACGCTAACCTTCAACCGAACCCTGAAACAAGCCATAAGAAGAAGGGGGACCGTGTATCTAAGGAGGAGTACTTACTTTTAATGCAACCTGAACTAGCGGATGCCCACCTTAAAGGGGATATACACATCCACGACCTAGAATACTTCGGAACCCGCCCCTTCTGCCAAGATTGGGATTTACGTTTCTTCTTCTACTACGGTCTACTACCCGACGGTATGGGGATTAAAAGTAGTACTGCAGCACCAGCTAAACACGCTGAGGTAGCTCTATTACATAGTGTAAAGGCTTTAGCAAGCGCTCAAACAAACTTTGCCGGTGGACAAGGTTTTTACAACTACACTGTTTTCATGGCCCCATACTTAAGGGGGTTAAGCTATGAGCGGATTAAGCAGATAGCACAAATGATGTTCTTCGAGCTCACCCAGGTATACGTTGCCCGCGGCGGGCAAATGGTATTCTCAAACATCCAAGTAACACCAGGTGTACCGGATCTTTGGAAGGATAAACCCGTAGTAGCTAAGGGGCAGGTAGGGCCCGACGTATACGGCGATTACGAGGACGAGGTACGCGCCTTCTTCAAAGCCATCTACGAGGTAGCCCTTCAAGGAGACGCTTGGGGTAAACCCTTTAACTTCCCTAAGCTTGAAGGCGCAATAACCCCGGAGTTCTTTAACTCGCATTACGATGAGGAGTGGCTACTGGCTCATAAGGTGGTAAGCAAGTTTGGGGCGCCGTACTTTGATAACGCCATACCCGAATATAGGGGTTACGGTAAGGGCGTATCATGTTATCAATGCTGCGCCTATACGTTTACCGCAACCCCTGAAAACGACCCCGATTTTCAGGATAAAATGTATTTCACTAACGGGAAGCACTTCAGTCTAGGCTCCCTACAAGTAGTTACTCTAAACCTGCCGCGCGCTGCTTATGTAGCTAACGGTGACGACTACCAGCTCTTCGAGTACGTACGCCACCTCATGGAGTTAGCCGTTGAAGTCTTTAAAGCCAAGAAGCGCTGGATGAACCTAATGATTAAAAGCGGACGCCTACCCTTCGCAACCCAGCAGCCGCGTGATCCAAAGACGGGTAAGAGGGGGCCGCCAGCCGTAGATTTTGAAGGATTAGTTTACACCATCGGAATCGTAGGCGGCAATGAGATGGCTCAGTACCATACCGGCTACCAGCTCCATGAGCATACGGAAGCGGTAAAAATACTCGTAAAACTATTAATTGAAATGCAGAAGTATAAAGAAGAACTTGAGGAGAAAACAGGGTTAAAGCTAGCCATAGCTAGAACACCAGCGGAATCCTGCGCCCAACGGTTAGCCGTAGCCGACTTAATGTCTCCGAGGTTTAGGGATAAAGCTGAAAAGGTCGTAAAGGGGAACCTAGAAACAGCTAGAAAACAGCTATTAACGGGTGAAAGAGATCTACCCCTATACTATACTAACGGGACCCACGTCTATGTGGGGGCTCAAATACCACTAACAGAAAGACTACGAATCGAGCATAAGTTCTGGCCCCTTCTACAGGGTGGTAACATATTTCACGTATGGTTAGGTGAAGCCTACCCAGACCCCGAAGCACTATATAAAGTCACTAAGAAGATAGCCCTACAAACACAAATAGGTTACTTCGCCTATACCAAGGACCTAACGATCTGTAAGAACTGTAATACTACGACCAGCGGTATGCTTAACAAGTGCCCTAATTGTGGATCAAAC
- the thiC gene encoding phosphomethylpyrimidine synthase ThiC, protein MTTQMASAKKGQITEEMRIVAKEEGVSLRKICQRIAEGTVIVTRNVQRENVHPVGIGKGLRIKVNANIGTSLDLCDLNLEVEKAKIAVKYGADTIMDLSTAGDLDVIRRTIIKSVNVPIGTVPIYQAAIEAAEKKGAMIDMTEDDIFNVVEKHAKDGVDFMTVHCGVTQQIVKKLAKRPRLMGIVSRGGTFLAAWILHHNKENPLYANYDYLLEIAKKYDFTLSLGDGLRPGCIFDSTDWPQIQELLTIGELVDKARYANVQVMVEGPGHIPLNDIAANVQLEKSICKGAPFYVLGPVVTEIAPGYDHIVGAIGGALAGLSGADFLCYVTPAEHLGLPSLEDVKEGVIAAKIAAHAADIAKLGAKAASRDLAMAKARANLNWREQFKNALNPEKARRVHGRVKKKGHEACSMCSKYCAIKILKETLKAGGQCL, encoded by the coding sequence GTGACAACACAGATGGCCTCAGCTAAAAAAGGGCAAATAACCGAGGAAATGCGTATAGTTGCTAAGGAGGAGGGGGTATCATTACGGAAGATTTGTCAGCGTATAGCGGAAGGCACTGTTATAGTGACCCGTAATGTTCAGCGTGAAAACGTCCATCCGGTTGGTATCGGTAAAGGGCTACGGATAAAAGTTAACGCAAACATCGGTACAAGCCTCGATTTATGCGACTTAAACTTAGAGGTTGAGAAGGCAAAGATTGCTGTTAAATATGGCGCAGACACGATTATGGATCTAAGTACAGCCGGTGATTTGGACGTAATAAGGAGAACCATAATTAAGTCCGTTAACGTACCTATTGGGACGGTTCCAATCTACCAAGCAGCCATAGAAGCAGCGGAGAAGAAAGGCGCAATGATAGATATGACGGAGGACGACATATTTAATGTCGTAGAGAAACACGCAAAAGACGGCGTTGACTTCATGACGGTACACTGCGGGGTAACACAGCAAATCGTTAAAAAGCTTGCTAAACGCCCAAGACTAATGGGGATTGTAAGCCGGGGTGGAACCTTCCTCGCCGCATGGATCCTCCATCATAATAAGGAGAACCCGTTATATGCCAATTACGATTACCTTCTAGAAATAGCTAAAAAATACGACTTCACCCTAAGCCTAGGAGACGGCTTAAGACCGGGATGTATATTTGACTCTACGGACTGGCCGCAAATCCAAGAATTACTTACAATCGGTGAACTTGTAGATAAAGCGAGATACGCAAACGTACAGGTTATGGTTGAGGGCCCAGGACACATACCCTTAAACGATATAGCCGCCAACGTTCAACTTGAAAAATCCATATGTAAAGGCGCCCCCTTCTATGTACTCGGGCCCGTTGTTACTGAAATAGCGCCAGGATACGATCATATCGTTGGAGCGATCGGAGGGGCATTAGCCGGTCTTTCAGGAGCCGACTTCCTATGTTACGTAACGCCAGCGGAACATCTAGGCTTACCAAGTCTAGAAGATGTTAAAGAGGGAGTAATAGCCGCAAAAATAGCTGCACATGCGGCGGACATAGCGAAACTCGGAGCTAAAGCCGCATCGCGCGATTTAGCTATGGCAAAAGCTAGAGCAAACCTAAATTGGAGGGAACAGTTTAAAAACGCCTTAAACCCTGAAAAAGCTAGAAGAGTCCATGGGCGAGTGAAGAAGAAAGGCCATGAAGCTTGCTCAATGTGCTCCAAATACTGCGCTATAAAAATCTTGAAAGAAACATTAAAAGCCGGAGGACAATGCCTATGA
- a CDS encoding DUF2116 family Zn-ribbon domain-containing protein, with protein sequence MIEDHRHCVVCGKVIPVIYTKPEEPPLCSLECRAKWEEKGREFGRQRVSWFTLLFFLAILWLMIVFLSQR encoded by the coding sequence ATGATTGAAGATCATAGGCACTGCGTCGTATGTGGGAAGGTCATACCCGTTATCTATACGAAGCCAGAAGAACCGCCGCTTTGCAGCCTCGAATGTAGAGCTAAATGGGAGGAGAAGGGACGCGAGTTTGGAAGGCAGCGTGTCTCCTGGTTTACTCTACTATTCTTCCTCGCAATCCTCTGGCTCATGATTGTCTTCCTATCGCAGCGGTAA
- a CDS encoding AAA family ATPase — protein MAPKGLVIAVSGKPGAGKTTYAKAISQALNIRYVSIGSLFREIALKKGVDLLGFHRIAEGDAEYDLTVDRLALEEARKGNVIVEGHLAGWTLRDIADLKIFFTVPLEVGALRISKRDGKPFEEALQEVKLREESNRRRYLKIYGYDIADLTIYDLVVNTDKWSKEFLVEAIIGMVKNLLRLA, from the coding sequence GTGGCTCCTAAGGGGCTTGTAATAGCGGTAAGTGGGAAGCCTGGTGCTGGTAAAACTACTTACGCAAAGGCTATTTCGCAGGCTTTAAATATTAGATATGTTTCGATAGGCTCCCTCTTTAGAGAGATTGCGCTGAAGAAAGGAGTAGACCTATTAGGTTTCCATAGGATCGCTGAGGGGGATGCGGAATACGATTTAACGGTCGATAGGCTGGCTTTAGAGGAGGCTAGGAAGGGTAATGTTATTGTCGAGGGGCATCTGGCTGGATGGACGTTAAGGGATATAGCGGATCTTAAAATATTCTTCACGGTTCCTCTCGAGGTTGGAGCGTTGAGGATTTCGAAAAGGGACGGTAAACCGTTTGAAGAGGCCCTTCAAGAGGTAAAGCTTCGAGAGGAGAGTAATAGGAGGAGGTATCTGAAAATTTACGGCTACGATATAGCTGATCTAACAATCTATGATCTAGTAGTTAACACGGATAAGTGGTCTAAAGAGTTCTTAGTGGAAGCCATTATAGGTATGGTTAAAAACTTGTTAAGGCTTGCTTAA
- a CDS encoding EMC3/TMCO1 family protein, whose product MERRAGMFEFLSELLSGAAQVLKGLMGWLTLYPLSSLVIIGITILIQLVSGAVQRLLIDLESVKSRMREINEWRREQIKALRSGDRKLLARVMKRQAYITQLQRQVTAETMKPSLVYTIPFFIFFFLLVKVFGSDPVAFFPILNQPLPFYWWYLITAFWVTPIMQRVMGLAYTSTD is encoded by the coding sequence ATGGAGCGGAGAGCTGGAATGTTTGAGTTCCTATCGGAGTTACTCTCTGGCGCGGCTCAAGTCTTGAAGGGCTTGATGGGCTGGCTTACGCTTTACCCTTTAAGCTCCTTAGTAATAATAGGGATAACCATTCTAATTCAACTGGTGAGCGGCGCGGTTCAAAGGCTCCTCATAGACTTAGAATCGGTTAAAAGTAGAATGCGTGAGATTAATGAGTGGAGGAGAGAGCAGATAAAGGCTTTAAGAAGCGGTGATCGTAAGCTTTTAGCAAGAGTTATGAAGAGGCAGGCTTACATAACCCAGCTTCAAAGGCAGGTTACGGCGGAAACCATGAAGCCCAGCCTAGTATACACTATACCGTTCTTTATATTCTTCTTCCTACTGGTTAAGGTATTCGGGTCAGATCCGGTAGCTTTTTTCCCCATACTTAACCAGCCTTTACCCTTCTACTGGTGGTACCTTATAACGGCCTTCTGGGTAACACCTATAATGCAGAGAGTGATGGGTTTAGCCTACACCTCTACAGATTAA
- a CDS encoding CBS domain-containing protein: MGKLKVKDLMRREVVTIDAGKTVVKAARFMVERKLGSLIVIGGKPIGIITERDIARKVVAKGLPLITKVGEVASKPLIAVGPDDTLLEAISVMKYNVIRRY; the protein is encoded by the coding sequence GTGGGGAAGCTTAAAGTTAAAGATTTAATGAGACGCGAAGTAGTAACGATCGACGCTGGGAAAACGGTGGTTAAAGCCGCTAGGTTCATGGTGGAGAGGAAGCTTGGAAGCCTTATAGTTATTGGGGGAAAACCAATAGGGATTATTACCGAGAGGGATATTGCGAGGAAGGTCGTAGCCAAGGGATTACCTTTAATAACCAAGGTGGGCGAGGTAGCTTCGAAGCCACTAATAGCCGTAGGGCCTGACGATACATTGCTTGAAGCTATAAGCGTTATGAAGTATAATGTTATTAGGAGGTACTAG
- a CDS encoding uL15 family ribosomal protein, whose product MYIPRRAKASRKRRGSRTCGWGRVGQHRKSGSKGGHGRAGLHKHKWSWTVKYGENAFGKEGFKRPLKLIPPTIEINVGELSELADKLLASGQATFEEGIQLLDGSVFGFNKVLGRGRVKRPLIVKAAAFSEGAKKKIEAAGGKCLKV is encoded by the coding sequence TTGTACATTCCAAGAAGGGCGAAAGCTTCAAGGAAGCGCAGAGGCAGTAGAACCTGCGGTTGGGGTAGGGTAGGACAGCATAGAAAAAGCGGGAGTAAAGGTGGTCATGGGCGCGCTGGCCTACATAAACATAAGTGGTCTTGGACCGTTAAATACGGCGAGAACGCCTTCGGAAAGGAAGGGTTTAAACGCCCACTAAAGCTCATTCCTCCCACAATAGAAATAAACGTTGGAGAGCTAAGCGAACTAGCCGATAAGTTACTTGCTTCGGGGCAGGCTACGTTTGAAGAAGGTATCCAACTTCTAGATGGAAGCGTCTTCGGCTTTAATAAGGTTTTAGGACGTGGTAGAGTTAAACGGCCGTTAATCGTTAAGGCTGCTGCCTTCTCTGAAGGAGCAAAGAAGAAGATAGAAGCTGCTGGCGGTAAGTGTTTAAAGGTTTAA
- the secY gene encoding preprotein translocase subunit SecY, whose protein sequence is MARLIDFIEPVMHYLPEAKKPIRKVSLKEKFFWSGLALTVYFVMSEVVLFGAATERGRIGELAFMNIVFASKNGTLMHLGVGPIVTAGLIMQLLVGAKLIKLDFTNPRDKALFTGAQKFLTLVVAAIEAVAFAVSGVYGPIGLQQAVLIILQLMTATLIVLLLDEMIQKGWGLGSGVSLFIAGGVAQQIFWLSFSPIQVGEEPLGAIPAFISALMQGKGMLNAFSRSEHALPDMVGFITTVAVLFMVAYFEGMRIEVPISYAKYGGVRARIPLNFLYVSNIPIILTSALTANLFYLTQILWSRYPDNFLVNLLGSFTVTEARSRLVPTGGLIYYLTPPRGIVSLYTRPLQVLIYSLILCGLCVFFAIAWVETSGLSARDQAERIVESGLQVPGFRSSPKVVEKILERYVSTLTVLSGLMIGLLAVIADLLNAIGSGIGILLMVGILHNLWEIIARERALEMYPLLERLLKK, encoded by the coding sequence ATGGCGAGGCTTATAGACTTCATTGAACCGGTAATGCATTACCTCCCCGAAGCTAAGAAGCCGATCCGCAAGGTAAGCCTTAAGGAGAAGTTCTTCTGGTCGGGACTAGCTTTAACCGTGTACTTCGTAATGAGCGAGGTAGTACTCTTCGGCGCCGCTACGGAGCGTGGACGTATTGGAGAGCTAGCCTTCATGAACATAGTGTTCGCATCTAAGAACGGGACCTTGATGCATTTAGGCGTAGGACCAATAGTAACAGCCGGCTTAATAATGCAACTACTTGTTGGAGCCAAACTAATAAAGCTAGACTTTACTAATCCCCGCGATAAAGCGCTATTTACTGGGGCCCAAAAGTTTTTAACGCTTGTTGTCGCCGCCATCGAAGCAGTAGCCTTTGCTGTTAGCGGTGTTTACGGCCCCATTGGATTACAGCAAGCAGTACTTATAATCCTACAACTTATGACCGCAACGCTAATAGTCCTACTTCTAGATGAAATGATCCAGAAGGGATGGGGACTCGGTAGTGGCGTAAGCTTATTTATAGCTGGCGGTGTAGCTCAGCAAATATTCTGGTTAAGCTTCTCTCCAATCCAAGTTGGGGAGGAACCACTAGGAGCTATACCGGCCTTCATAAGCGCTTTAATGCAGGGTAAGGGGATGCTTAACGCGTTCAGCCGCTCCGAACACGCGCTACCAGATATGGTTGGCTTTATAACCACTGTCGCCGTACTCTTCATGGTTGCCTACTTCGAAGGGATGAGGATCGAAGTCCCCATATCATACGCTAAGTATGGCGGTGTAAGAGCTAGGATTCCTCTAAACTTCCTCTACGTTTCAAACATACCAATAATACTTACGTCAGCATTAACCGCTAACCTATTCTACTTAACTCAAATACTTTGGAGCAGGTACCCAGATAACTTCCTAGTCAACCTACTAGGTAGTTTTACCGTAACTGAAGCACGATCAAGACTAGTACCAACAGGAGGCTTAATCTACTACTTAACGCCACCTAGGGGGATAGTTAGCCTCTACACGCGGCCGCTTCAAGTATTAATTTACAGCTTAATCCTATGCGGTCTATGCGTATTCTTCGCCATAGCGTGGGTTGAAACCTCCGGGCTTTCAGCTAGAGATCAAGCTGAACGAATAGTTGAATCAGGTCTTCAAGTCCCAGGCTTTAGAAGCTCCCCTAAGGTTGTAGAGAAAATCCTTGAGAGGTACGTATCGACGCTAACGGTGTTAAGCGGTTTAATGATAGGCCTACTCGCGGTTATAGCGGATCTACTAAACGCGATAGGTAGCGGGATAGGGATATTGCTCATGGTCGGTATACTCCATAACCTATGGGAGATAATAGCTAGAGAGAGAGCCTTAGAGATGTACCCGCTACTGGAACGATTATTAAAGAAGTAA